From Nonlabens sp. Ci31, the proteins below share one genomic window:
- the bla gene encoding class A beta-lactamase, subclass A2, producing MRKKPILLTLILLLSFNFSKGQSISTLKEAINKILVDKDATVGIAISGVNLNDSLSINGDKKLPLQSVFKYHLALAVLNQVDKGKFNLNDKITITKEDLNNNLWSPIREEYPEGIDLALADILKYTVASSDNVGCDLLFKLVGGAKVVEKYLHEVGISDVAIEYNEATQQSKWELQYMNWTTAKSANQALRLFFENSKQQLSLESHTFLWKTMKSSWTGKNSIRGHLPKETVVAHKTGHSGKNDTGLTGAQNDIGIIFLPNGKHFYLSVLVSDSKEDSNVNEKIIADIAKLAWDYFENK from the coding sequence ATGAGAAAGAAACCAATCCTTTTGACTCTAATACTTCTATTGAGTTTTAACTTTTCAAAAGGACAATCAATTAGTACCTTAAAAGAAGCAATTAATAAAATTTTAGTAGACAAAGATGCTACTGTCGGAATTGCAATTAGTGGAGTTAATCTTAATGATTCTCTTTCAATTAATGGAGACAAAAAACTCCCATTGCAAAGTGTATTTAAATACCATCTGGCTTTAGCTGTTTTGAATCAAGTTGATAAAGGAAAGTTTAATTTGAACGATAAAATTACAATTACCAAGGAAGATTTAAATAACAATTTATGGAGCCCTATACGCGAAGAGTATCCAGAAGGAATTGATTTGGCCTTAGCTGATATATTGAAATATACTGTTGCATCAAGTGATAATGTCGGTTGCGATTTGTTATTCAAACTTGTTGGAGGAGCTAAAGTAGTAGAGAAATATTTACATGAAGTAGGTATATCAGATGTAGCCATTGAATATAATGAAGCAACCCAACAAAGTAAATGGGAACTTCAATATATGAATTGGACAACTGCAAAATCTGCCAACCAAGCATTGAGACTTTTTTTTGAAAACTCAAAACAGCAACTATCTCTTGAAAGTCATACGTTTCTGTGGAAGACAATGAAGAGTTCTTGGACTGGAAAAAACAGTATTAGAGGTCATCTACCTAAAGAAACTGTGGTTGCTCACAAAACTGGTCATTCAGGAAAAAATGACACTGGTTTAACTGGTGCTCAAAATGATATAGGAATAATTTTCTTACCGAACGGGAAACATTTTTATTTGAGTGTTTTGGTAAGTGATTCAAAAGAGGATAGTAATGTAAATGAAAAAATAATAGCAGATATAGCTAAACTTGCTTGGGATTACTTTGAAAACAAATAA
- a CDS encoding helix-turn-helix domain-containing protein, with amino-acid sequence MNRIKEVLEQKGKKQIWLAEQLGKSYNMVHSYAQNKRQPSLEDLYKIAEILNVEVKELLIERKEAK; translated from the coding sequence ATGAACCGAATAAAAGAGGTTTTAGAACAAAAAGGAAAAAAACAAATTTGGTTAGCTGAACAACTTGGTAAGAGTTACAATATGGTACACTCTTATGCTCAAAATAAGAGGCAACCGAGTTTGGAAGACTTATACAAGATTGCGGAAATTCTAAATGTAGAAGTCAAAGAATTATTAATCGAAAGAAAAGAAGCTAAATAA